The following proteins are encoded in a genomic region of Neurospora crassa OR74A linkage group VI, whole genome shotgun sequence:
- a CDS encoding golgi transport complex component Cog5: MSVANDDEPSYIDYETFLDPGFSPAAFANTLVLATNNPNDAPLDLSTPLSRVLFDIQEIDSHIDVLTTRSAIPLLTHTKEQTEASGRIVGELDTQIKALNDSYKQLEKEVIQKHAEAEEVRLVASRLWETLKLGRAVGRALQLGRQLEVQHAELTGSASTTVTTSSASLRSKEDHRAMVRCAHTLLSLRELFSTANVPGSEGYGIERVAVIRTLRDNIYLPTERSVRESAERIIREFSMGSASGTLTFAQSEETRARTVSGLTTLYLLSPTTLAKNEKWSPTLMLQALESYLRTALQSSTASLSRALATLPSLERTLADVTARCQNVVALEAVLEATKIPSHPLVQGQQATPKTGGNMLQPLLAYLETGSLASYFWRTMASNLAPRVQEIMNKGGVSARTLRTNRQSVGEAIKECVVKGCVLPSAAAGAATGDRGRNDEMKDGEKSGRWEREVAVMVGSVVNNIGR, encoded by the coding sequence ATGAGTGTCgccaacgacgacgagccGTCTTACATCGACTACGAGACCTTTCTCGATCCAGGGTTCAGCCCCGCCGCCTTCGCAAACACGCTCGTGCTGGCGACCAACAACCCCAACGATGCGCCCCTCGACCTCTCAACACCCCTCTCACGCGTCCTCTTCGACATCCAGGAGATCGACTCCCATATCGACGTTCTCACCACCCGATCCGCCATCCCGCTCCTCACACATACCAAAGAGCAGACCGAAGCTAGTGGGCGCATCGTCGGGGAACTCGACACCCAGATCAAGGCCCTCAACGACAGCTACAAACAGCTCGAAAAGGAGGTTATCCAGAAACAtgccgaagccgaagaagtCCGTCTTGTGGCTTCCCGTCTCTGGGAAACCCTCAAGCTGGGCCGAGCAGTAGGCCGCGCTCTTCAGCTCGGTCGCCAGCTTGAAGTCCAACACGCCGAACTGACTGGTTCTGCCTCCACAACcgtcaccacctcctccgccagtCTTCGCAGCAAAGAAGACCATCGCGCCATGGTTCGATGCGCCCACACTCTTTTGTCTCTCCGTGAGCTCTTCTCGACCGCCAACGTCCCCGGCTCCGAAGGTTACGGCATCGAGCGCGTCGCCGTCATCCGCACTCTACGCGACAACATCTACCTCCCCACCGAACGCTCCGTCCGCGAATCCGCCGAGCGCATCATCCGCGAGTTTTCCATGGGGTCCGCGTCGGGTACCTTGACCTTTGCCCAGTCCGAAGAAACCAGGGCGCGCACTGTCTCCGGTCTAACAACACTCTACCTCTTGTCGCCAACCACCCTCGCTAAGAACGAAAAGTGGTCGCCAACCCTGATGCTCCAAGCCCTCGAATCCTATCTCCGTACCGCTCTGCAATCCTCTACCGCGTCCTTGTCCCGTGCCCTGGCTACCCTGCCTTCGCTGGAACGCACACTAGCAGATGTGACAGCCAGATGCCAAAACGTCGTCGCTTTGGAAGCCGTGCTAGAAGCCACCAAAATCCCCTCTCACCCGTTGGTCCAGGGGCAGCAAGCCACGCCTAAGACAGGAGGAAACATGCTTCAACCTTTGCTGGCGTACTTAGAAACTGGCTCATTAGCGAGTTACTTTTGGAGAACGATGGCGAGCAATCTGGCGCCGAGGGTGCAGGAGATTATGAACAAGGGAGGAGTGTCGGCGAGGACACTGAGGACGAATAGGCAGAGTGTCGGGGAGGCGATCAAGGAGTGTGTGGTGAAGGGCTGTGTGTTGCCTagtgcggcggcgggggcggcaACCGGGGATAGGGGGAGAAATGATGAGATGAAGGACGGGGAGAAGAGTGGACggtgggagagggaggttgCGGTTATGGTGGGGAGTGTTGTGAATAATATTGGGAGGTAA
- a CDS encoding cell wall glycosyl hydrolase YteR: protein MRPLTPILAATALAAPSQLPSPQPQYSTWMANSIIARNLSSPATRYYDQATFYRSLEAIVTSSSPSFSAQYYLSYITTQIDSLLHPNGTFVSWDHTDHQLDNIRVGSTILFLYTTTSPSDTERRGRYKVALDFLYDQLVNKQKRNAEGGFWHKDPKYPNQMWLDGVYMAQPFYAGYTALFLGSSSRGGTTASSFAAVDNKSASAFSSSSSSSSSTITTASPAATTTTTTTAADKNWNDILLQFSLIEHHCRNQTSQLLQTRHTTLLSTPPFGPTPYHNRRQPFDMDPRTGVVLYGFNRLRVGSLDGKGDFESWYYSVENSLIGVGASVLASVEYEMLTMAGGQQL from the exons ATGCGACCCCTTACTCCCATCCTTGCCGCCACGGCATTAGCCGCCCCTTCCCAACTCCCCAGTCCCCAACCTCAATACTCAACATGGATGGCCAACAGCATCATCGCCCGcaacctctcctcccccgccaCGCGCTACTACGACCAAGCAACCTTTTACCGCTCTCTCGAAGCCATtgtcacctcctcctctccctcattTTCCGCACAGTACTATCTATCCTACATAACCACCCAAATCgactccctcctccaccccaaCGGCACTTTTGTATCCTGGGATCATACCGACCACCAGCTCGACAACATCCGCGTTGGCTCGACtattcttttcctttatACCACCACTTCGCCATCAGACACGGAAAGAAGAGGGCGGTATAAAGTCGCGCTGGACTTTCTGTACGATCAGCTGGTCAACAAACAGAAACGGAATGCGGAAGGGGGGTTCTGGCATAAAGACCCCAAGTACCCGAATCAGATGTGGTTGGATGGGGTGTACATGGCGCAGCCGTTTTATGCGGGGTATACTGCGCTTTTTTTGGGTTCTTCGTCTCGTGGTGGTACcactgcttcttctttcgCTGCTGTTGATAACAAAAGTGCTTccgctttttcttcttcttcttcctcctcttcctccaccatcaccaccgcttCCCCTGCAGCTACAACTACAACTACCACTACCGCAGCAGACAAAAACTGGAAcgacatcctcctccaattCTCCTTAATCGAACACCACTGCAGGAACCAAACCAGCCAGTTGCTCCAAACACGGCATACGACGCTTCTTTCCACGCCGCCCTTTGGGCCGACCCCCTACCATAACCGGCGCCAGCCCTTTGACATGGATCCGCGCACAGGGGTGGTACTTTATGGCTTTAATCGAC TTAGGGTGGGGAGTTTAGATGGAAAGGGCGATTTCGAG TCTTGGTACTACTC GGTGGAGAACTCGTTGATTGGTGTTGGGGCGTCTGTTCTGGCTAGTGTCGAGTATGAGATGTTGACGATGGCTGGAGGACAGCAGCTGTGA
- a CDS encoding C2H2 transcription factor, with the protein MAATFRPVNTPLSPSADSPMVMDSTTTITSPTTPRPSTAPSQSSSSRHLDDNNHHPVTTTTPTRTTPSFGAGVLASQQPLPTSPFPDSVQLPDITDRGNSMPRRENSQHSRKSKDSDDMDMDESDGEGAGEDGHASDDEEINADGTKSKKKKSQRFYCTDYPPCNLSFTRSEHLARHIRKHTGERPFQCHCGRRFSRLDNLRQHAQTVHVNEEIPGDSLAATGTRFQRQIRTDRVRQAGGRARAATAGSVMPVVRGHSKSMSTSSIPNISQLGAPYGASDARRRPPPLVMADPRARVSMEYHGPDGAYHRGASPSDFGTPTSATFSTGQNSPRWGPGMVSPNSSHSRSHSMYVAGARTPGRRLSVPSGGNPFQSPHGSNVRGPLFGPSGINTSNNGAFSPSQSTLLASPTVSNASGWSRRDSLSSVADDAWRRRTWHPESREFNNGVSRLREVITPSQFTHAPPPIANPANQSPQPFRLPGIESFDEPHRPLSPPRRLPSPMMVDAPRPAQHQPPHPNEMGFNRPRELSAQWDTSLHRGLTGLNINTQTPPRDGASAWANDVNHAAMSQADRTRAPQGQPGAYQQTVRFDTEVQTVPAPLSRQHQHQQPSGPPPPPYGRGHHHTMSAPSITSQPTKRHGWYNGSSGPAGETIHEGRARVDRIMHPNVAAFQGFPARDREQPPQQQAPSPQHHHQGYQQQQQQQQYQHQGPPVGHQQQQGGGPPTMERILEKPHPNAHAHGHPAHAHPHQHPHGPPAGGDTASLRRLEALVAVAVGSSEGTTAAAY; encoded by the exons ATGGCTGCAACATTTCGTCCCGTCAATACGCCTCTGTCGCCCTCGGCCGACTCGCCAATGGTGATGgactcgacaacaacaataacgtCACCAACCACACCCAGACCCAGCACTGCCCCGAGTCAGTCGTCGTCATCCCGACATTTggacgacaacaaccaccaccccgtgacgacgacgacacccaCTCGCACAACACCCAGCTTTGGAGCCGGCGTACTGGCCTCGCAACAGCCGCTTCCCACGTCGCCCTTCCCCGACTCCGTTCAGCTCCCCGACATTACCGACCGTGGCAACAGCATGCCCAGGCGAGAAAATTCGCAGCACTCACGCAAGTCCAAGGACTCGGACGACATGGATATGGATGAGTCGGATGGCGAGGGAGCGGGTGAGGACGGCCATGCATCGGACGATGAGGAGATCAACGCGGATGGCACaaagtccaagaagaagaagtcgcaGAGATTTTATTGCACAGACTATCCGCCATGTAACCTCAGTTTCACCAGAAGTGAACACTTGGCACGACATATAAG GAAACACACTGGTGAAAGGCCGTTCCAGTGCCACTGCGGTCGCCGCTTCTCCCGTCTCGACAACCTCAGGCAGCATGCCCAAACCGTGCACGTCAACGAAGAGATCCCCGGCGATTCGCTCGCCGCGACCGGAACTAGGTTCCAGAGGCAGATCAGGACGGACAGGGTACGCCAAGCGGGTGGCAGGGCAAGGGCGGCTACCGCGGGTAGCGTCATGCCCGTCGTGCGTGGCCATTCCAAGTCCATGTCCACGTCAAGCATTCCCAACATTAGCCAGCTAGGGGCTCCCTATGGTGCCAGCGatgcccgccgccgcccgccgccatTGGTCATGGCCGATCCTCGCGCGAGGGTGTCGATGGAATACCATGGTCCTGATGGTGCCTATCACCGGGGTGCTTCTCCGAGCGACTTTGGCACTCCCACTTCTGCCACCTTTTCGACCGGGCAGAACAGCCCCCGATGGGGGCCCGGTATGGTATCGCCAAACTCTTCACACTCGCGCTCGCACAGTATGTATGTCGCCGGGGCTAGGACACCTGGCCGTCGTCTGAGCGTGCCTTCGGGAGGCAACCCGTTTCAGTCACCGCACGGCAGCAACGTTCGGGGTCCCCTCTTCGGTCCTTCCGGCATCAACACATCCAACAACGGTGCCTTCTCGCCCAGTCAGAGCACCCTGCTAGCATCGCCCACGGTGTCGAACGCGAGCGGCTGGTCGCGGCGAGATTCTCTGTCGAGCGTGGCTGATGATGCCTGGCGCCGGCGAACTTGGCACCCGGAAAGTCGTGAATTTAATAACGGCGTTAGCCGGTTGCGTGAAGTCATCACGCCTTCGCAGTTTACCCATGCTCCTCCCCCCATTGCTAACCCAGCCAACCAATCGCCACAGCCATTCCGTTTGCCTGGAATCGAATCCTTCGACGAACCCCATCGGCCGCTGTCGCCTCCCCGCCGTTTGCCATCACCGATGATGGTTGATGCTCCCCGGCCtgctcaacaccaacccccTCACCCGAACGAGATGGGCTTCAACCGACCCCGCGAACTGTCGGCCCAATGGGATACGAGCCTCCACCGTGGCTTGACGGGGCTCAATATCAATACGCAGACCCCGCCTCGCGATGGGGCTTCAGCATGGGCAAACGACGTCAATCATGCTGCCATGTCGCAAGCAGACCGTACCCGGGCCCCTCAGGGCCAACCAGGGGCGTATCAGCAGACGGTGCGGTTCGATACCGAAGTGCAGACCGTTCCTGCCCCTCTGTCTCGCCAGCACCAACATCAGCAGCCAAGcggaccaccaccaccaccgtacGGAAGGGGTCATCACCATACCATGTCGGCTCCGTCGATTACTTCACAGCCTACCAAGAGACATGGTTGGTATAACGGGTCGAGTGGGCCGGCCGGAGAGACGATTCACGAGGGACGGGCGCGCGTGGACAGGATCATGCATCCTAATGTGGCGGCGTTTCAGGGGTTTCCTGCTAGGGACCGGGAACAACCACCGCAGCAGCAAGCGCCATCTCCacagcatcatcaccagggataccagcagcagcaacagcagcagcagtatcaACACCAAGGGCCACCGGTAGGacatcagcaacagcaaggaggaggaccacCGACGATGGAAAGGATTCTGGAGAAGCCACATCCAAATGCGCACGCGCACGGGCACCCCGCGCATGCTCATCCGCATCAACACCCGCACGGTCCTCCAGCTGGCGGGGATACGGCATCGCTTAGGAGGCTGGAGGCGTTGGTGGCTGTGGCTGTGGGTTCGAGTGAGGGgactactgctgctgcttatTAG